Proteins from one Malaya genurostris strain Urasoe2022 chromosome 2, Malgen_1.1, whole genome shotgun sequence genomic window:
- the LOC131427222 gene encoding transmembrane reductase CYB561D2-like produces the protein MESLGIDSKNPDGKSKSVALETAKLLLNTINHIFIGFVFIYTTWICWKNGFEKVFTWHVFLCVFGFHVLMAESILLFYSGNSWSQVLRQPQRRTAHWMLQVIGSVCIIVGIALEFYWRDINNKPHIHENHSILGLVALILLIVSMSNGLGSLYAVELRKRVKPIYLKFGHNFIGFACFVIGMASLILGYDKRIFKENSTTEMVTVLRVFTILVIFLSVLGALKTIVTQIKAIMRQ, from the exons ATGGAAAGTCTCGGAATCGATTCGAAGAATCCCGACGGTAAATCAAAATCTGTGGCGTTGGAAACGGCTAAACTTTTGCTGAACACCATCAATCATATTTTTATCGGCTTCGTGTTTATATATACGACATGGATCTGCTGGAAAAACGGGTTCGAGAAAGTTTTCACATGGCACGTGTTTCTCTGTGTTTTCGGT TTTCACGTTCTGATGGCCGAATCAATTTTACTGTTCTACTCTGGGAACAGCTGGTCTCAGGTTCTACGACAACCGCAGCGTCGAACGGCTCACTGGATGCTGCAAGTGATCGGTAGTGTCTGTATCATAGTTGGAATAGCGCTGGAATTCTATTGGCGTGACATCAACAACAAACCGCATATTCACGAGAATCACTCGATCCTCGGACTGGTTGCCTTGATTCTACTGATTGTAAGCATGAGCAACGGACTTGGTTCACTGTACGCAGTTGAGTTGCGGAAACGAGTCAAACCGATATATCTGAAATTTGGCCACAACTTCATTGGCTTCGCATGTTTCGTCATCGGCATGGCATCACTCATTCTCGGCTATGACAAACGTATTTTTAAAGAGAACTCAACAACGGAAATGGTTACTGTACTGCGGGTATTCACCATACTGGTAATATTTCTTAGTGTTCTTGGTGCACTGAAAACTATCGTTACACAAATAAAGGCCATCATGCGGCAGTGA